The Mycolicibacterium cosmeticum DNA window ATCGGGACCGCCGCGACGGACGGCTCCCGGCCACACACCCTGCTCGTCGGACCGCGCGGCAGCGGCAAGACCCACACCGTCCGCGTCGCCCTCCATCGCACCCTGACCACACACGCCGAACACATTCTGCCCCTTGTCATTCCCGAAGATGCGTTGGCGATCGGGAGCTACGCCGATCTGCTCGTCGAGTTGCTGCGGACCCGTCGAGAGGACGCGAAGGGCCGGCGCGACGACGTGGTCGAGCTGGAACGGACCATCGTCGACATCGCCGACGGCCGGATGGTGCTGGCCGTCATCGAGAATCTGGACCGCGTCTTCGACGCGATCGGCGAAGCCGGTCAGGGCAGTCTGCGGGCTTGGATCGAGACATCAACTTCCGTCACGCTTTTCGCCACCGCACCGACCCTCTTCCCCGGCGTGTCGTCACGCACCCACCCTTGGTACGGGTCCTTCATCATCGAGAACCTGGCCGACCTGAGCGTCGAAGACGGGGCGCAGATCGTGGCCAGGACGGCCCGCGATCGTGGCGACGACGAGCTGGCCGGTTACGCGTGCTCACCCGACGGTCTGCACCGGCTGGCGGAGATCGCCGCGGTGACCGGCGGGGCTCCCCGGATGTGGCGGATGGTCGGTGACGTCGCCGACCGCGACGGCCTGGCCGCCGTCACGCCGGTACTGACGGCACTGTTGGACCGGCTGACCCCGGTCTACCAGCATCGGCTGTGGGAACTGCCGGCCGGCGAACAGCGTCTGGTGGTCGAGATCGCACGCGGCGACGGGCCGCGCACCGTATCCGATCTCGCTGCCGCCGTGGGCGTTTCGAATCAGACCGCGTCGGCGGCACTGGGCCGGCTGGTGGCCGCGCGCTGGGTCACGGCCGCCAAGTCCGCTGCCGGCGACCGGCGCGCCACCTGGTACGACCTCACCGAGCCACTGGTACGCCACGTGCTGCGCTATCGCGAGGGACAACCGCCCACCCCTTGACGAGCTTGTCACTTAGTGACACAGTGGAGCTGTCACTAAGTGACAAGCCAAAGGGGGTGGTGCAGATCGGCGACAAACAGGCGCAGGCACGCCTGGCCGTGTCCCGGCACGCGGCCGCGCTCTTCTGGGAACGCGGGGTCGCCGCCACCAGTGGTGACGATATTGCCGCTGCCGCAGGGCTTTCCACCAGGACGATCTGGCGTTACTTCCGGACCAAGGAGAGCTGCGTGGAGCCGCTGCTGGCCAAATCCGCGGAACGCTTCCTGGATTCGGCGCGCCGTTGGCCGCACGAACTGTCCCTCATCGAACACCTGGCGGCCGAGGCCGTCACGTACCCGTTGTCCCCGCAGGACATCGAGGACGAGGTCGCCGCGCTGCGGATCGCCACGCTGTCGCACACCGACCCCGCGCTGCGCACCGCCTATCTGATGGTGCACGACCAGATGGAGCGCGGGTTGATCCCGGTGATCGCCGACCGGCTCGGCGTGCCGGACGACCATCTGTCTGCACGGCTCTACGCCGCCTCGGTCACCGGCGCGTTCCGCGTCATCGACGAGGACGTCGGCCACACCGTCGTCGTCGAAGGCAAGCCGGTCAGCCAGGACGAGGCCTATGCATTGATCGACCGAGCCATCAAGGAAGCCACCGACGGCCGCATCGGCGGACCCGTGCGGCGCTGACCTGTTCTCCCCCAATTCATCACGAGCCCACATCACGGTGGGCCCGTCGACCCAGCCTGCCCCGAGAAAGGACAACCGTGCCCACCCACATCACCGTCGAGGAGTTCTTCCGCCCGCCCGAGCGCACCGCGGCGACCATCTCCCCCGACGGCACCCGCCTGGCCTATCTGGCCCCGTGGCGCAACCGCCTCAACGTCTGGGTGCAGCGCCTGGACACGAACGAACCCGCCCGCTGTGTCACCGCCGACGACACCCGCAGCGTGTACATCTACCGCTGGACCCCCGACCCGCGCTGGCTGCTGTACATGCAGGACACCGGTGGCGACGAGAACTGGCACCTGTACCGCATCGATCTCGACGACCCGTCCGCCCCCGCGGTCGACCTCACCCCATTTCCCGGCACCCGCGCGGATTTCGAGGTGCTCAAGGGGCGGCCCGGCAAGGCGATCGTCCAGCTCAACAAGCGCAATCTCGAACTGTTCGACGCCTACGAACTCGATATCGCCACCGGCGAGCTGACGCTGCTGGCCGAAAACCCCGGCACCGTTGTCGGATGGTTGAGCAGCCAGACCGGCGAACTGTTCACCAAC harbors:
- a CDS encoding TetR/AcrR family transcriptional regulator; protein product: MVQIGDKQAQARLAVSRHAAALFWERGVAATSGDDIAAAAGLSTRTIWRYFRTKESCVEPLLAKSAERFLDSARRWPHELSLIEHLAAEAVTYPLSPQDIEDEVAALRIATLSHTDPALRTAYLMVHDQMERGLIPVIADRLGVPDDHLSARLYAASVTGAFRVIDEDVGHTVVVEGKPVSQDEAYALIDRAIKEATDGRIGGPVRR
- a CDS encoding MarR family transcriptional regulator, which gives rise to MSAPLYTPGTAAAADLEARTVGREALLARLVQRIGTAATDGSRPHTLLVGPRGSGKTHTVRVALHRTLTTHAEHILPLVIPEDALAIGSYADLLVELLRTRREDAKGRRDDVVELERTIVDIADGRMVLAVIENLDRVFDAIGEAGQGSLRAWIETSTSVTLFATAPTLFPGVSSRTHPWYGSFIIENLADLSVEDGAQIVARTARDRGDDELAGYACSPDGLHRLAEIAAVTGGAPRMWRMVGDVADRDGLAAVTPVLTALLDRLTPVYQHRLWELPAGEQRLVVEIARGDGPRTVSDLAAAVGVSNQTASAALGRLVAARWVTAAKSAAGDRRATWYDLTEPLVRHVLRYREGQPPTP